One Qiania dongpingensis genomic window carries:
- the pknB gene encoding Stk1 family PASTA domain-containing Ser/Thr kinase yields the protein MVRIGMFLGERYEILEKIGSGGMSDVYRAKDHKLNRDVAVKVLKQEFNSDKTFVGKFRTEAHAAACLSHPNIVHVFDVGDEDELHYIVMEIVEGITLKTYIAKKGKLEIRETIGIAMQVAQGIEAAHEQHIVHRDIKPQNIIISRDGKVKVTDFGIAKAATTETITSNTMGSVHYISPEQARGGYCDERSDIYSLGITMYEMLTGRVPFEGDSTVSVALLHIQGEMVPPREYDPMIPVSLEKIVLKCTQKKPELRYRSVTELIGDLKRALMTPNEDFVRMNVINSDGPTRVMSQDEVNQIRDEAGRGGMDDTEMLEPLDDYDDMEEEERYQLDYDDDEMLPLDDEEDEEYEEGKKSDKVYTIVGIVVAVVIVLLALFVLGKTFGLFDFSGKKNNKETTAESDATEVSMPNLLGKTVAEAEEELAKLDLEMKLSYSESNDYEEGQIMEQEFAEGSSVKRHTVVKLTVSKGTTETQVPADLIGMTKEQATKALHEAFLEPEFDEIFSDDVEEGKVAKVTPGVGSKCTIGDKVTVYLSKGPETKTTEVPDVLDKTESQARSALEGANLQVGSVTEDYSEEYEVGHVMNQSVKGGSTVEEGTKVNLVISMGKKEEEKVTMPGILGLDAAGAQAQLEAAGLKLGAVGKQYSNEEIGQVIDAEYTEGTELKPGTTVDIWVSRGPKEEPTTESTAPPAPTEPSSTNPTESSGTPDGNLPDQPAQ from the coding sequence GATCCTGGAAAAGATCGGCTCCGGCGGCATGTCGGACGTGTACAGGGCCAAGGATCACAAACTGAACCGGGATGTGGCCGTAAAGGTCCTGAAACAGGAATTCAATTCTGATAAGACTTTTGTCGGCAAGTTTCGGACGGAGGCCCATGCGGCGGCATGCTTGTCCCATCCCAATATCGTGCATGTATTTGACGTGGGGGATGAAGACGAGCTTCATTATATCGTGATGGAGATAGTCGAGGGGATCACTCTTAAGACTTATATTGCCAAAAAGGGAAAGCTGGAGATACGAGAGACCATCGGCATTGCGATGCAGGTGGCCCAGGGCATCGAAGCGGCCCATGAGCAGCATATCGTCCATCGGGATATCAAGCCTCAAAACATTATTATTTCCAGGGACGGCAAGGTAAAAGTGACGGATTTTGGGATCGCTAAGGCGGCCACTACGGAAACCATCACTTCCAATACCATGGGTTCCGTCCATTATATTTCACCGGAACAGGCCAGAGGAGGATACTGTGATGAACGCAGTGATATCTATTCTCTGGGTATTACCATGTATGAAATGCTCACGGGACGTGTGCCTTTTGAGGGAGACTCCACAGTTTCCGTGGCGCTTCTCCACATCCAGGGGGAAATGGTCCCGCCCAGGGAATATGATCCCATGATCCCTGTGAGCCTGGAAAAAATTGTATTAAAGTGTACACAGAAAAAGCCGGAGCTGCGCTACCGCAGCGTGACGGAGCTCATCGGGGACTTGAAGCGGGCGCTGATGACTCCCAACGAAGACTTTGTCCGGATGAATGTGATAAACAGCGACGGACCCACCCGGGTGATGAGCCAGGATGAGGTGAACCAGATTCGTGACGAAGCCGGCCGCGGCGGCATGGATGACACGGAAATGCTGGAACCGCTGGATGATTATGACGATATGGAAGAGGAAGAGCGTTATCAGCTGGATTATGATGATGACGAGATGCTTCCGCTGGATGACGAAGAAGATGAAGAGTACGAGGAAGGAAAGAAATCCGACAAAGTGTATACCATTGTGGGAATCGTGGTTGCCGTAGTCATCGTGCTGCTGGCTTTGTTCGTCCTCGGCAAGACCTTTGGTCTCTTTGATTTTTCCGGAAAGAAGAACAACAAGGAAACAACGGCAGAGTCTGATGCAACAGAGGTGTCCATGCCGAATCTGCTCGGAAAGACTGTGGCAGAGGCGGAAGAAGAGCTCGCCAAGCTGGATCTGGAGATGAAGCTTTCCTACAGCGAGTCCAATGACTATGAGGAAGGCCAGATCATGGAGCAGGAGTTCGCGGAAGGCTCGTCGGTGAAGCGGCATACGGTGGTGAAGCTGACGGTCAGCAAGGGAACTACTGAGACACAGGTCCCGGCGGATCTGATCGGTATGACGAAGGAGCAGGCGACGAAAGCCCTCCATGAGGCTTTCCTGGAGCCGGAATTCGATGAGATCTTCAGCGACGATGTGGAAGAAGGAAAGGTCGCGAAGGTGACCCCCGGCGTTGGAAGCAAGTGCACCATAGGAGATAAGGTCACCGTATACCTGTCCAAGGGGCCGGAGACGAAGACCACTGAGGTGCCGGATGTGCTGGACAAGACGGAGAGCCAGGCCAGATCCGCTCTGGAAGGAGCCAATCTCCAGGTGGGCAGCGTGACCGAGGACTATAGTGAAGAATACGAAGTGGGTCATGTCATGAACCAGTCCGTAAAAGGCGGCAGCACCGTTGAGGAAGGCACGAAGGTCAATCTGGTGATCAGCATGGGTAAAAAGGAAGAGGAAAAGGTCACCATGCCCGGGATTCTCGGCCTGGATGCGGCGGGCGCGCAGGCGCAGTTGGAAGCGGCCGGCCTGAAGCTGGGCGCGGTAGGAAAGCAGTACAGCAATGAAGAGATCGGACAGGTGATCGATGCGGAATATACGGAGGGCACGGAGTTAAAGCCTGGGACCACAGTGGATATCTGGGTGAGCCGCGGGCCGAAGGAGGAGCCGACGACAGAATCAACGGCGCCGCCCGCACCGACAGAACCGTCGAGCACAAATCCTACGGAGAGCAGCGGGACTCCCGACGGCAATCTTCCGGACCAGCCGGCGCAGTAA